Part of the Zea mays cultivar B73 chromosome 4, Zm-B73-REFERENCE-NAM-5.0, whole genome shotgun sequence genome is shown below.
ctttttcttctccttcctcttgcccttcttgtcgttgtccctgtcactgtcacttgataatggacatttagcaataaagtgaccgggcttaccacacttgtagcaaaccttcttggaacgggatttgtagtccttccccttccgttgcttgaggatttgccggaagcttttgatgattagggccatctcctcgttgtcgagcttggaggcgtcaattggttgtctacttggtgtagactcctcctccgttgccttgaaggccacgggttgcgcctcggatgtggaaggctcatcaagctcgttgatcttcttggagcccttaatcatgcattcaaaactaacaaaattcccgatgacttcctcgggggtcatttgtgtatatctaggattgccacgaattaattgtacttgagtagggttaaggaaaataagggctctcagaataaccttaaccacttcgtggtcatcccattttgtgctcccgaggttgcgcacttggttcaccaaggtcttgagccggttgtacatgtcttgtggctcctccccttggcgaagacggaagcgaccgagctccccctcgatcgtttcccgcttggtgatcttggtgagttcatcaccctcatgcgccgtcttgagtaggtcccaaatctccttggcgttcttcaacccttgtactttgttgtattcctccttgcttaaggaggcaaggagaatggttgtggcttgagagttgaagtgctcgatttgggccacttcgtccgtgtcgtagtcctcatcccctacggatggtacctgtacaccatactcaacaacatcccataatcttttgtggagagagattagatgaaattgcatcaaattactccacatagcataatcttcaccattaaaagttggtggtttgcctaatgggacggaaagtaaaggtgtatgtttaggaacgcgagggtagcgtaggggaatcttactatacttcttacgctcttggcgtttagaagtgacggacgccgcgtcggagccggaggtggaggtcgatgaagtgtcggtctcgtagaagaccaccttcctcatccttttgtgcttgtccccactccgatgcggcttgtgagaagatttttccttcttctccttatggtgagaagaggaagatcttttctccttccgcttggaggatttcttcttcttctctcttctcttggtgcgggactcttccgatgaagatgaagtgctcccttggcttgtagtgggcttgtcgtcgccggtctccatttccttcttggcgtgatctcccgacatcacttcgagcggttaggctctaatgaagcaccgggctccgataccaattgatagtcgcctagagggggggggtgaatagggcgaaactgaattttacaaaaataatcacaactataagccggggttagcgttagtaataataaatgagtccgcaagagagggcgcaaaacaaatcgcaagcaaataaagagagtgacacgtggatttgttttaccgaggttcggttcttgcaaacctactccccgttgaggaggccacaaaggccgggtctctttcaacccttccctctctcaaacggtccctcggaccgagtgagctttccttcttctcaatcaaccgggaactaaacttccccgcaagggccaccacacaatcggtgcctcttgcctcggttacaattgagtgttgatcacaagagcaaaagagaaagaaagaatgcgatccaagcgcaagagctcaaatgaacacggcaaatcactctctctagtcactagggtcttgtgtggaattggagaggatttgatctctttgaatgtgtctagaattgaatgcctagctcttgtaagtggttgagaagtggaaaacttggatggctatgaatgtggggtggttggggtatttatagccccaaccaccaaacttgaccgttggctggaggcttctgttcgatggcgcaccggacagtccggtgcacaccggacagtccggtgcccctgccacgtcatcgttgccgttggattctgaccgttggagcttctgacttgtgggcccgcctgggtgtccggtgcacaccggacatgcactgtttgatgtccggtgcaccggtatgggcagccctgacgtctgcgcgcgctgcgcgcgcatttaatgcaccgcagggagccgttggcgccgcagggagccgttgctccgctggcacaccggacagtccggtgcacaccggacagtccggtgaattatagcggagcggctgccgcgcgaacccgaggctggcgagttccggaggccgagcttccttggagcaccggacatgtccggtgcacaccggacagtccggtgaattatagcacgctggcttccgagaaatcccgagggtgaagagtttgagtctgggttccctggtgcaccggacaggtactgttcactgtccggtggcacaccggacagtccggtgcgccagaccaggggtgccctcggttgcccctttgctcctttattgaatccaacacttgatctttttattggctagatgtgaaccttttgcacctgtataacttatacactagaacaaactagtcagtccaatatttgtgttgggcaattcaaccaccaaaattatttaggaactaggtgtaagcctaattccctttcaaagtctatctcaaatcgcccttctagcccatcttcttggaagaactctccgtcatatgtgtctgggtctaagttataatcttcatcgtttaatatagacatgtaatgcatgtacactacgttcctaccttctaataggtgaggataggtcctaatcccacccgcggttgcgtagacggagttagtttccatgctctactccgatccgagatagaatttcggcagcacctccccgctgttctccggatacacgtcctggcagggagagtgtactgtccggagaacaacagggaggtgacgccgaaactctgtctcggaccggagtagagcatggaaactaacaccatctacgcaaccgcgggctgtccaaaaaacatggacaattcgaaactgatacatttgtagatatgcaaagatctgcatatctacaccgtatctctttcgaacgggagacgcctaactgggttacgtgatctacgaccatgatgcggaaatagaggttatacctagggtggcggtggagtcaggctagcggggctgtggcgggttggtgcagtggcgacgcgacgcggtgcaggcagacccgcagtggctaggaagacaagtatcttctctgtaaaaaataaacaagcatgtcaaaaaaatcggcagcacttcccctgtatggggaggtttccaaaacctgcaaatagatctaacagcacgatggctgacacgcacatatacaaacgacacgatgaatgcaagtcacatctaagtggcatccatatccaccatcacacATATTTCAACGacatccatatccaccatcacattATTGCAAATTAACACAAATAGTATAAACTCTCTAAACACACATACTAAACTAATTAAACTCACTAAAGTCACTATATTCACTAAAAACATATAGTATAAACTCATTAAACACACATACTAAACTAATTAAACTCACTAAAATCACTAAATCCACTAAACACATATACTATAAACTCAATAAATACATACTAAACTAATTAAACTTATTATACTCACTACGGCGGTGGGCGCGACGACGGCGAGCGAGCGGGTGAGTGAGTGAGAGTGAGACGACGGCGGCAACCAAACTCACTTAATATCAAACCTAACAATTTCATATAACCATAGCGGGAGATTTCATATaacaatttcaaacctaacaatttcaaacctaacaatttCATATAACAATTTCATAGATCGTATAACAATTTCATATACAAATTTCATAGATCGTATACCTTAGCCGGAGCGACGGTGGTTGGCGGAGATGGCCGGAGCGGGGGGATGGCGGAGATGACCGGAGCGGGGAGGATGGTCGGGCCGGAGCGACGGGGAGGATGCGCAGGGGGGGCGGCGCGCGGCCCGGCGGCGTGGGGGCGGTGCGCTGGGGCTAGCGGCGTGGCCGGCGGCGGAGGGCGCAGGGGCGGCGCACGTGGGGGCGGCGCGTGGGTTGGCGGGGCACGCGGGCTGGCGGCGTGCGTGGCCGGCGGTGTGGCCGGCGGCGCAGGGGCAGCACGCGAGGGCTGGCGGCGGGAGCTTTGCGTGGTGGAGATATGAGATAGAAAGTGTGAGGAAGAGAAGAAGAGAGGAAGACGACCGGTTTATTATtcaacggctttgccgagtgccagatcgcgggcactcggcaaagaactttttaaaaatataaaaattcattttgccgagtgccgccagactggcactcggcaaaccttgACTTATTTgcttttgccgagtgctgccagactggcactcggtaaagtatgctttgccgagtgtcttctttggacactcggcaaagtatgttttttatttttttcttttcccaaTCAAACTTTttttggtatgttcctacactatgtagacctacatgtaccattttgtgaCAATTATAAtagtgttttcaatagctagtagatttagttcgtttatttgaatttcttcgaaaaattcagatttgaactgtaggtcactcgagacttggaaaaccgtgcatgcaaaaatgatatttatgttaggtaacacaagttacgaccgatttcacgaGTAGACCGGAACCTtcaagcaccatgctcactaaacatgaccgtgaacttgccatctatATGTTtagaaattgtataaaacacaaacaaagtcagaaaatcatgaaacttatccacgtgtcatgatatcatatgtagagtctgtgataaaaaattgagaatgtttggacaaagttgtgagacactatgtgtagaaacttaagagaactacacatgaaatcatagagtttcaatgtggatctcttaggtttgtacacatagtgtctcacaaatttctccaaacattctaaaatttttatcgcagcctgtacatatgatatcatgacacgtggacaagtttcaggattttctgactttgtttgtgttttatacaatttttaaacatgtggatggcaagttcacggccatgtttagtgagcatgttgctcgaagtttccggtccgctcctggaatcggtcgtaacttatgctaagtaacatgaatatcatttttgcatgcacggttttccaagtttcgagtgacctgcagttcaaatctaaattttccgaagaaatttaaataaacgaactaaatctactaacgattgaaaactctgttaaaattgtccacaaatgatacatgtaggtctacatagtgtaggaacataccataaaaattttgggagacaaaataaaaaaaataaaaatatactttgccgagtgtctagagatgacactcggcaaagtatcctTTGCAGAGTGCCtactatgtggcactcggcaaagaagcctctttgccgagtgccaaccgttggctctcggcaaagattgACGGCCGttagctttgggacggccgttgacggccctttgccgagagccccctttgccgagtgtttgacactcggcaaacttgtctttgccgagtgccgtcctgtgccgagtgttcatcactcggtaaaggggctctttgccgagatcctaactttgccgagtgtggcactcggcaaagccttctttgccgagtgcccgacaaaaggcactcggcaaagaatacaacactcggcaaagcctgcgattccggtagtgtatgTCATATCGCAACAAACTAATCTATAATTGATTATTTTCTTTAGTAGCCATATGTATATTATAATATATTGTTTTCATATATGTCTATAAAAGAAGTTTTACGAGCAAAATACAATTTTCGGTCCTTAAAGTTATCGTCTTGTGTCATTCCGGTCCACAAATTTTTAAAGTGTGTCAGCTCGATCCTTAATCGTTGTTTGGATCTTAGCTAGGTCTAAACGAGTCGTGGTTGACATATGGAACCCACATATCATCATGTATAtctctttcctttctctttttcatTTTCATGTGTCCGGTGAGAGAGAGAACCGATAAAAGAGAGAGAAATTAGAACAGagggtgcatgacatgtggggtccatatgTCAACCATGACTCATTGGTTCTAACTGAGATTTAAACAACGATTAAGGACCAGACTGACACACTTAAAAGTTTGTGGACAAGGATAATATTGAGCGACAAGTTTAATGACCAAAAATGTAATTTACTCATGTTTTATTGATCGCAACGCTACTTTATTTTTTGTATTTTATGCGGCGGCGATGTTTCTGCTTTCATACTTCCGATTCCGTCATTTTGATCTGTTATCGATTTAATCTGCTCATTTTGGTTTGTTTTTTCATCCCGCTAGTCATGTCTTTATGTAATAAAACGTGAAAATGAAAACGAAAGAGAGTGAGGTTATCAGTCCCGTCCGATCACGTTCGTTTTTGATCCGGTAACACAAGTAGTGAAGAACGCATTTTGGCTTCCGTTCTGACTAGAGCAATGGTGTTGAGAAAATGATTGTTTCTTATACTGTAATACTATATCTCAATGGATAACACACGAGATCGCGAATAATTACAGGATCACAAACACGCACATGACGCCAAGATGAGTAGAGGAATTCAGAGCAAGCCGGGGCGAGAGTGGAAGGGGAACTGATGCACAACGATCGGGGGAGCCTTGTGACGATCCTTCGTCTTGCTCCTCTCCTTACCCCCAGCTGCTGCCGCCGCTCCCTGCTCGCCTCCCTTGTTCATCTTCTGCTCATCACTTGCCCCccgcttcttctgctgccgctcacTGGCCTCTAGATGGCCTCCCAATTGCTTGCCGACGGCAGCCGGcgacacggcggcggcggcggcggcagctccGCAGCATCCTCCCAAGCCCAGAATCATGATTGGGCGACCGACGGATGGATCGATGCGTTTTGTTTCACCCGCAGCTCTTGCACGACCTGAACTCTCCTGATGATGGCTCGGCTGGCTGATGATGGGCGGCTGTTGCGTTTGAGCTCTGGTGGTCAACGTGAACGTGCTGCCACGGCCGAGGACCTCTGTGTAACTGTGTTCCTGCTGTTGCTGTGTGCGAGTAGTATGAGCCTTGAGTCCGAGTGGTAGTTGTATTTATAGGAGACCGCGCGCTGCTGCGATGCGAGTTGCGTGATGCTGGATTGCAGGGGAGTATGGGGGAGGGAGTCGCACGGAGGAGGATAAGCTTGAAGCTTCGTGTCCGGCCGGGGTGAGGTGAACGCACGAGTCTGTTGGCTTTTGCTCCAGCAGCTTCGCGCGCGGATGTGAATGTGATGCTGACGTCTGAAGCTGCCTTGGTTGCCAAGGTTTCTTCTTCTACTCCCTCGCTTTGACTCGGCAGGTAGACGTACGCTGAGGCTGAGCAGCCAGTCGAATTGACCGGCAACGCGCGTGCTTTGGACGGGGGGCGGAAATAAACGAGGGAGCGAGGAACTCTCTCGCCCCGTGGCAGCCAAGCAAGGGATGAGGACGGCCCGGCGGCGCTGTCAGGTGAAAACGACCACCCGTGCAGGTGCAGTGGGTTCGTTAACCTGCCACTGTGTGGCACGTGGCTCGTGCTACTAGAAATTTGTTTTGGCTTAGTGATCTGTTCAATAATTTACAACGGGAGAGCAGTTGCATTCTCTGTATTAAATACTTGATGTGCCTGTCTATCTGACACGGTTTCATCCGGCGGAGCCCGGCCGGCGTGTACAGAACAAACCGATTCGTACTACGCAAAAAGTCAATTTTTTATGCTTCTAGTCAAAATTAACTTATGTTCGACGGGCGTAAATGGCCGTCGGTATTTATTAAAGTTAACGGTCGTAACAGCCGTCAGGTGGGTCCTACGGTATTAATATGCATGTAgccttcaaatgctcaattgagtAGAGTCATCATCAATTCGAGCTTTATTTTACTCAATGAACCTAAAAAGGCTATATCATGGGTGCAAAAATTCCAAGAGATCTACCATTGATCGCATATGAGCAAAGTTTTCCCTTCTAGGTCCATTGTGTGCCTTCAAGTAAAGTCCCTAGTCAATCGAGAGATTTCACTCTTTAGTCCACCACTCACCTTGATTGTATAGCTCAAGTTTCTAACAGTAAGAAGGATTGGCCCTTCAAGATTCTAACTTATAAGGCGCATCATTGCTATATTCTCCATGGTATTAACTCTAATAATGTACACAAGATTGTCTACGGGCAGTCCTTTGAAACCTTGATCCAATTATTGAAGCATTCTAATATCTCGTTATTGACATAATCCACTCTGCACTCCCTCGAAAACTTTGCTCATGACCAAACATGCTTGTGATTCTCTTGCAAGTAAGGATTTCTTCTAGACGGATCTCTGTCGTTGATGCCTCATAGTATTACATGTCCAAGCACAAGGCCACATGTACTTCAACACATCTCCTTGGTATTTTTTTCTA
Proteins encoded:
- the LOC100278795 gene encoding uncharacterized protein LOC100278795, which translates into the protein MILGLGGCCGAAAAAAAVSPAAVGKQLGGHLEASERQQKKRGASDEQKMNKGGEQGAAAAAGGKERSKTKDRHKAPPIVVHQFPFHSRPGLL